DNA from Triplophysa dalaica isolate WHDGS20190420 chromosome 9, ASM1584641v1, whole genome shotgun sequence:
ACATGTTCTAAGCTCTCCGCCGATGACTCCAACACCTCGTCGGCAAAACGGCGAAGGAATATGAAAAAATCGCCTAGGTTTTCGGCACAAAACTCTGTGAAGATGAGAAACAGTTGAATCGAAGACTGGTGCACTAACTTACATTTGAGTTTCAAACATTCTTGAGAGGATACCTGGCACACAGCACAGCAAATTGTTTTCCAGTGGAGGCAAAGGAAATGAGAGCGGTGTGTGCTCTGGACTCTGGTTGCCCAAGCTGAGCTGGACCAGCAGGGTGGCGCAGGAGGCTTGGAGGTTAAGGCAATGTTGCAGCATGGTTGGCTGCGTGGTTGCAGCCTTGGTGGAGAGATAGACAGTCATAAGACGTTCAAACTGTTCCCGCAGTTCTGCACTTGGGCCTCCGCTGAGATGCGTGCCTCGCCACGTCCCCTGCAGCCGATGGAGAGACTGATTCATCTTCACCATGTGTTCATGAAGTCTGATAAAAAATATCATCAAAGAACTCAAAAGCAGTCACCACTTTGATATTGTGGTCATTATCGAGAGCTTTAACTGGTGTGTAGCGGCGACTATGAATCATGAAGCTATGAGGTCAACATTAGCATTACCTATGGAAGCCCAAGTACATGGTTATCTGCGTAAGGATGAGGTTCTCTGTGAGAAGACTGTATGACTGGGCAAATTCTATTGTTTGTTGAGGGGGCAAAGGTATCAGACAGGTTTCCTTGTCCAAGCCTGCGGAGAAAAGAGTTTAGAGAGACGTTTAGATCATTAAGCACATGAATAAAAGAATGATGCTGCATGTTCACACTGGTGAGTACCTCTGGCATGCACGTTTCTGTTGCGCCGCTCTTCCTCACTCAGCTCCTTCAGCATGCAGTATGTGGGGTTAAAGGTCAAGAGTTTCGGGGAGTAAGGTCTACAAAAAGGCTGGCAGAGCTTGAGAAGCGCAGCTCCCAGATTTAGGAAAAATGCATCCGAGGCATACATTTGGAAGAAAATCTCAGGCATCTGGTTCGCCCAGATTTTGGCCCGCCCCATGTTGGCATGTAGGCATCCACCCAACCACGAGAGCAGGAGGTGACGCGTCTCACCGGACTGCTGAAGCAAGTTTTTCAGGATCTGATACAGCTTATCATGGAACTGGCCCATAAACTATAGCATGAAAGGAGAAATAAAGACAGTAACTAAGGCATTGAAAACATGAGATGTATTGAAGATTACAGTACATTTTGTGGATCTGTGCTCACCTGGTGTATATTTGACTCTTGAACCTTCATTTCCTGTGGGCTCAAGCGAGAAGGATTGAGAAAAAAACCATGGTTCTCAACCACGCCAGGGGTTTTCAGTAAGCAGGAAATATTCAAGATGGTGCCCAATAAGGATTGCTGATACTGAAGTCCATTATTAGGATCTTTAGGCTGAATGTACTCCATTAACACCTAGGATCAGGCATAACAGTTTTGAATATATAGTGaattaaaggagaagttcaccaaaaaattctgtcattatttgctcacccttaagttgttccaaactggtACACATTTCTTCGTTATGTatagcacaaaataagatgttttgaagaatgtgggaaactaaaTAGTTCTGGGAGactattgactatcatagtagatTTTTCCTAGAATAGCAGTCAATAGTgcaatgtttggttacaaacattattccaattatatttacacttcagcagaacaacaaattGATATAGGCTcaaacctgagggtgagtaaaggatgacagcgtttacatttttggggtaactattcctttaatgacaTTTACAGTTTTAGAATTTTCATCGGAATTACTAGACATCAGTGCGACGATCCTTACCTTAGCAATGTCTTTTTGCCGACTGAAGTAGAGGAGAATTTCCAGGTAGGAAGACAGCAACAGCTGACAGAGGTCTAAGTCTTTGACACGGCCTTGAAAAATATCAAACACTGGCACCATCACCTCCCCAAAGGTCCGCACCTCCTGGTCAGCCAACAGACTTACTATGACCTCCTCAAAAAACTCCACAACTTCCTCCAGCTCTGCAGTgacacacaacacgcacattCTCATTCacctcaaaacatcttcttatATGTCCTCAAATGTGGTTTTCAAGCAAACCTACGAGCTCCTCGGACGGCTTCCAGCAACAGATCTAGAAGCTGCTCATACACGTTCTGACTGATGTAGATCTCCGGCGTCAGCAGCACCGTCCGCGCATTGGACAATGCCAGGTTTTTACAGTGCACAGCATACGACATCAGCTTTTCTGGGACTTTAGTGATCTGTGGGGTTTTGAACAACACCATTACTGCAATAGCAGCACTGCTGACACAAACATACATTCAATCGAAAAGCAATGCAGGATAATGTTCTACTGCACGACAACACAGAATACCTCCTCTTTAACTCTCAGGTAGCAGGCGTAAAGGTACGGTATGGCACGTTTCTCCCCAGCATCACGATCTGCTGAGTGGTTTACTACACTGCAGGAAGTCATGTAAATTAGATGGTTTCCGGGTTCCTGCATAAGCAGCCTGGTGAACAGTGCCTGCAGGGGATTGGTTAAATAATATCATTTGTATTCAAATGTAGAATGTTGATGTGTGTACAACTTATAAAAATACACCACAGGAAACAATTACTGTATGTACTGATGATGTCATACCTGCTCGATGGTGTCCATGTTAAGCCAGTCCTGACCATCAAGATCAGAGGCTATTTCCTCAAGGTATACACAGCGTGGTGGAATACCATTGCCTCCTCTTAAACTGGGGTCACCTATAAGTATTCAAACAGTATTCAATCCGGATCACCACACTCAATAATTTAGCTTGCAGAAAAAGACATGACAGTGACTATATATCATGAAAATATATAGAGAACATATAGAAAATAACACTATCACTACTGCGCAAATATAATTTGACTGGTGATTGCAGGTAGCTCAGACTACACATTGCCATTAACACGGCCAATGGAGCCATGAGATAACAACATAGCAGTGGACAGC
Protein-coding regions in this window:
- the ube4a gene encoding ubiquitin conjugation factor E4 A, with the translated sequence MTDQGNNNQNISQNPFAALFGSLADAKQFASGQKQQCQAEQQSVDSGESQSESDNSVSDSIEENDDSVAEISRSFRSHQELCEQLNVNHMIQRVFLITLDNSDPSLRGGNGIPPRCVYLEEIASDLDGQDWLNMDTIEQALFTRLLMQEPGNHLIYMTSCSVVNHSADRDAGEKRAIPYLYACYLRVKEEITKVPEKLMSYAVHCKNLALSNARTVLLTPEIYISQNVYEQLLDLLLEAVRGAQLEEVVEFFEEVIVSLLADQEVRTFGEVMVPVFDIFQGRVKDLDLCQLLLSSYLEILLYFSRQKDIAKVLMEYIQPKDPNNGLQYQQSLLGTILNISCLLKTPGVVENHGFFLNPSRLSPQEMKVQESNIHQFMGQFHDKLYQILKNLLQQSGETRHLLLSWLGGCLHANMGRAKIWANQMPEIFFQMYASDAFFLNLGAALLKLCQPFCRPYSPKLLTFNPTYCMLKELSEEERRNRNVHARGLDKETCLIPLPPQQTIEFAQSYSLLTENLILTQITMYLGFHRLHEHMVKMNQSLHRLQGTWRGTHLSGGPSAELREQFERLMTVYLSTKAATTQPTMLQHCLNLQASCATLLVQLSLGNQSPEHTPLSFPLPPLENNLLCCVPEFCAENLGDFFIFLRRFADEVLESSAESLEHVLTFITVFMGNVERMKNPHLRAKLAEVLEAVMPHMEPASPGTAQPIMFQRQRVFSSYRHAPQLAEALITVFVDIEFTGDPHQFEQKFNYRRPMYAILKYMWGEENYRESIKRLAVYASENLEAMIPPLFLRFLNLLMNDAIYLLDEAIQYLSKIKILQLERDRGEWDSLAPDARREKESSLQMFGQLGRFHNIMSNETIGTLAFLTSEIKGLFVHPFLAERIISMLNYFLQHLVGPKMGALKVKDFSEFDFKPQQLVSDICTIYLNLGDEENFCPTVPKDGRSYSPTLFCQTVRVLKKINKPGEMIVSFSLLADKIKSLADIHQQEEETFSDAPDEFLDPIMSTLMLDPVLLPSSNVTVDRSTIARHLLSDQTDPFNRSPLTMDQIRPNEELKQQIMKWLAEHKQRNQQMGPSG